One genomic window of Magnolia sinica isolate HGM2019 chromosome 3, MsV1, whole genome shotgun sequence includes the following:
- the LOC131238791 gene encoding uncharacterized protein LOC131238791, which yields MIGWRRSRASNSPLPQGEQQDVEDVKPYGRSGPVPVSASAPVPVGASVPVPVGAFASALVPFGASAPVPVGAYAMVPVDASASTLVPAGASAPVQAPVPVGASAPVPVSASASVRYDSARPVGEIVIDIETGRSDPVPVSSSTPVPVGASAPVPVGASASAPVPVGASAPVPVGASASAPVPIGAYAMVPFDASASASVPAGASAPVQAPVPVGASAPVPVSASASARVMPRRSRASNSPPPQGEQQDVEDVKPQGRSGPVPVSASAPVPDGASAPVPVGASAPMPVGASAPVLVGTSASAPVPVGAYAMVPVDTSASASVPADASAPVQAPVPVGASAPVPFSTSTSARYDGVRPVSEIVIDIETV from the exons ATGATTGGCTGGAGACGTTCTCGGGCTTCTAACTCTCCCCTACCGCAAGGAGAGCAGCAGGATGTTGAAGATGTTAAACCTTATGGACGTAGTGGTCCGGTTCCTGTTAGTGCTTCTGCTCCGGTGCCTGTTGGTGCCTCTGTTCCGGTTCCTGTTGGTGCTTTTGCTTCTGCTCTGGTGCCTTTTGGTGCTTCTGCTCCGGTGCCTGTTGGTGCTTATGCTATGGTTCCTGTTGATGCTTCTGCTTCTACTTTGGTGCCTGCTGGTGCTTCTGCTCCGGTTCAAGCACCGGTTCCTGTTGGTGCTTCTGCTCCGGTTCCTGTTAGTGCTTCTGCTTCTGTTCGGTATGATAGTGCTCGTCCAGTTGGTGAAATCGTCATAGACATCGAAACT GGACGTAGTGATCCGGTTCCTGTTAGTTCTTCTACTCCGGTGCCTGTTGGTGCCTCTGCTCCGGTTCCTGTTGGTGCTTCTGCTTCTGCTCCGGTGCCTGTTGGTGCTTCTGCTCCGGTTCCTGTTGGTGCTTCTGCTTCTGCTCCGGTGCCTATTGGTGCTTATGCTATGGTTCCTTTTGATGCTTCTGCTTCTGCTTCGGTGCCTGCTGGTGCTTCTGCTCCGGTTCAAGCACCGGTTCCTGTTGGTGCTTCTGCTCCGGTTCCTGTTAGTGCTTCTGCTTCTGCTCG AGTCATGCCG AGACGTTCTCGGGCTTCTAACTCTCCCCCACCGCAAGGAGAGCAGCAGGATGTTGAAGACGTTAAACCTCAGGGACGTAGTGGTCCGGTTCCTGTTAGTGCATCTGCTCCGGTGCCTGATGGTGCCTCTGCTCCGGTTCCTGTTGGTGCTTCTGCTCCGATGCCTGTTGGTGCTTCTGCTCCGGTTCTTGTTGGTACTTCTGCTTCTGCTCCGGTGCCTGTTGGTGCTTATGCTATGGTTCCTGTTGATACTTCTGCTTCTGCTTCGGTGCCTGCTGATGCTTCTGCTCCGGTTCAAGCACCGGTTCCTGTTGGTGCTTCTGCTCCGGTTCCTTTTAGTACTTCTACTTCTGCTCGGTATGATGGTGTTCGTCCGGTTAGTGAAATCGTCATAGACATCGAAACCGTTTAA